The Vulpes lagopus strain Blue_001 chromosome 14, ASM1834538v1, whole genome shotgun sequence genome window below encodes:
- the LOC121475283 gene encoding synaptic defective enhancer 1-like isoform X2 — MLARSPVLALGPLSRPGVKLCGPLPRPPAPPPRPLPPTSFYPHQGPTLAPAWWRGRIARDLRPDPPVSGALASVSPGRARDAGCTRENRLQADRKCCRMGAACGSKPKAPPVPPTRTGTSTFASHQKPPKDPRGQRSGGLLTLDTRLRGWQQATTKHIMRAAANTPGAPAVLTGPTLGCVNPEGLQPSWTSPGA, encoded by the exons ATGCTCGCCCGAAGCCCCGTCCTGGCCCTTGGTCCGCTCTCCCGCCCCGGAGTGAAGCTCTGCGGGCCCCTGCCTCGGCCCCCCGCAccgcctccccggcccctccctcccacttccttCTACCCCCATCAGGGCCCCACCCTCGCCCCGGCCTGGTGGAGGGGCAGAATCGCGAGGGACCTAAGGCCAGACCCACCAGTCTCTGGAGCGTTGGCATCCGTCAGTCCTGGCCGAGCCCGGGATGCGGGGTGCACCCGGGAGAACCGGCTTCAGGCTGACAG GAAGTGCTGCAGAATGGGAGCAGCCTGTGGTTCAAAGCCAAAAGCCCCTCCTGTTCCTCCCACCCGGACAGGGACCAGCACCTTTGCCTCTCACCAGAAGCCTCCCAAGGACCCACGGGGGCAGAGGTCAGGAGGCCTGCTGACCTTGGACACCAGGCTGAGAGGGTGGCAGCAAGCCACCACCAAGCACATCATGAGAGCTGCAGCAAACACTCCGGGCGCTCCTGCAGTTCTAACAG GGCCTACCCTTGGGTGTGTGAACCCAGAGGGGCTGCAGCCCAGTTGGACATCCCCAGGGGCATAG
- the DERL3 gene encoding derlin-3 isoform X2 — MAWQGLAAEFLQVPAVTRAYTAACVLTTAAVLELLSPFQLYFNPHLVFRKFQVWRLVTNFLFFGPLGFSFFFNMLFVFRYCRMLEEGSFRGRTADFVFMFLFGGILMTLLGLLGSLFFLGQALTVMLVYVWSRRNPRVRVNFFGLLTFHAPFLPWALMGFSLLLGNSILVDLLGIAVGHIYYFLEDVFPNQPGGKRLLLTPRFLKLLLDAPQEDPNYLPLPEEQPGPLQQ; from the exons ATGGCGTGGCAGGGGCTGGCGGCCGAGTTCCTGCAGGTGCCCGCGGTGACGCGGGCCTACACGGCGGCCTGCGTCCTAACCACGGCTGCTGTG CTGGAGCTCCTCAGCCCCTTCCAGCTCTATTTCAACCCGCATCTCGTCTTCCGGAAGTTCCAG GTCTGGAGGCTCGTCACCAACTTCCTCTTCTTCGGGCCCCTGGGATTCAGCTTCTTCTTCAACATGCTTTTCGT GTTCCGCTACTGCCGCATGCTGGAGGAGGGCTCCTTCCGCGGCCGCACCGCTGACTTCGTCTTCATGTTTCTCTTCGGGGGCATCCTCATGACC ctgctggggctcctgggcagcctgTTCTTCTTGGGCCAGGCCCTCACAGTCATGCTGGTGTACGTGTGGAGCCGCCGCAACCCCCGAGTGAGGGTCAACTTCTTTGGCCTCCTCACCTTCCATGCACCATTCCTGCCCTGGGCGCTCATGGGTTTCTCGCTGCTGCTGGGCAACTCGATTCTCGTGGACCTGCTGG GGATTGCGGTGGGCCACATTTACTACTTCCTAGAGGATGTCTTCCCCAACCAGCCTGGAGGCAAGAGGCTGCTGCTGACCCCCCGCTTCCT GAAGCTGCTACTGGATGCCCCACAGGAAGATCCCAATTACCTGCCCCTCCCGGAGGAGCAGCCAGGACCCCTACAGCAATGA
- the LOC121475283 gene encoding uncharacterized protein LOC121475283 isoform X4, with product MLARSPVLALGPLSRPGVKLCGPLPRPPAPPPRPLPPTSFYPHQGPTLAPAWWRGRIARDLRPDPPVSGALASVSPGRARDAGCTRENRLQADRDQHLCLSPEASQGPTGAEVRRPADLGHQAERVAASHHQAHHESCSKHSGRSCSSNRFKVIRMHITNIVPL from the exons ATGCTCGCCCGAAGCCCCGTCCTGGCCCTTGGTCCGCTCTCCCGCCCCGGAGTGAAGCTCTGCGGGCCCCTGCCTCGGCCCCCCGCAccgcctccccggcccctccctcccacttccttCTACCCCCATCAGGGCCCCACCCTCGCCCCGGCCTGGTGGAGGGGCAGAATCGCGAGGGACCTAAGGCCAGACCCACCAGTCTCTGGAGCGTTGGCATCCGTCAGTCCTGGCCGAGCCCGGGATGCGGGGTGCACCCGGGAGAACCGGCTTCAGGCTGACAG GGACCAGCACCTTTGCCTCTCACCAGAAGCCTCCCAAGGACCCACGGGGGCAGAGGTCAGGAGGCCTGCTGACCTTGGACACCAGGCTGAGAGGGTGGCAGCAAGCCACCACCAAGCACATCATGAGAGCTGCAGCAAACACTCCGGGCGCTCCTGCAGTTCTAACAG GTTTAAGGTCATCCGGATGCACATCACCAACATAGTACCGCTTTAG
- the LOC121475286 gene encoding cytochrome b5 type B-like, producing the protein MAPRKKLPSETWRAVAKSGIPGPMATEAASGSNGNGQGGETAVTYYRLEEVAKRNSLKEIWLVIHGRVYDVTDFLKEHPGGEEVLLEQAGADASESFEDVGHSSDAREMLKRYYVGDVHPDDLKPESGSKDDPSKDATCKSCWSYWILPIIGAIVLGFLYRYYTSESKSS; encoded by the coding sequence ATGGCCCCCCGGAAGAAGTTACCCTCGGAAACGTGGAGAGCGGTGGCGAAGAGCGGAATCCCCGGCCCCATGGCGACGGAGGCAGCCAGCGGCAGCAATGGGAACGGGCAGGGGGGCGAGACCGCCGTCACCTACTACCGATTGGAGGAGGTGGCGAAGCGCAACTCCCTGAAGGAGATCTGGCTGGTGATCCACGGGCGAGTCTACGATGTCACCGATTTCCTTAAAGAGCATCCTGGAGGAGAAGAGGTCCTGCTGGAACAAGCTGGTGCAGATGCGAGTGAAAGCTTTGAAGATGTAGGCCACTCCTCTGATGCCAGAGAAATGCTAAAGCGGTACTATGTTGGTGATGTGCATCCGGATGACCTTAAACCTGAAAGTGGTAGCAAGGACGACCCTTCGAAAGATGCCACGTGCAAAAGTTGCTGGTCGTATTGGATTTTGCCCATCATAGGCGCCATTGTCTTAGGTTTCCTGTACCGTTACTACACGTCGGAAAGCAAATCATCCTGA
- the LOC121475283 gene encoding uncharacterized protein LOC121475283 isoform X1, with translation MLARSPVLALGPLSRPGVKLCGPLPRPPAPPPRPLPPTSFYPHQGPTLAPAWWRGRIARDLRPDPPVSGALASVSPGRARDAGCTRENRLQADRDQHLCLSPEASQGPTGAEVRRPADLGHQAERVAASHHQAHHESCSKHSGRSCSSNRAYPWVCEPRGAAAQLDIPRGIGMQKARFWAAPAGSTPNPAAPSSSQFPVLDLLSNLMVQKKKKGKEEREEGVEEGVRKDYNQRKRPSCWPPFDI, from the exons ATGCTCGCCCGAAGCCCCGTCCTGGCCCTTGGTCCGCTCTCCCGCCCCGGAGTGAAGCTCTGCGGGCCCCTGCCTCGGCCCCCCGCAccgcctccccggcccctccctcccacttccttCTACCCCCATCAGGGCCCCACCCTCGCCCCGGCCTGGTGGAGGGGCAGAATCGCGAGGGACCTAAGGCCAGACCCACCAGTCTCTGGAGCGTTGGCATCCGTCAGTCCTGGCCGAGCCCGGGATGCGGGGTGCACCCGGGAGAACCGGCTTCAGGCTGACAG GGACCAGCACCTTTGCCTCTCACCAGAAGCCTCCCAAGGACCCACGGGGGCAGAGGTCAGGAGGCCTGCTGACCTTGGACACCAGGCTGAGAGGGTGGCAGCAAGCCACCACCAAGCACATCATGAGAGCTGCAGCAAACACTCCGGGCGCTCCTGCAGTTCTAACAG GGCCTACCCTTGGGTGTGTGAACCCAGAGGGGCTGCAGCCCAGTTGGACATCCCCAGGGGCATAGGGATGCAGAAGGCAAGGTTCTGGGCAGCTCCTGCTGGGTCCACCCCAAATCCTGCTGCACCCTCCTCCTCACAGTTTCCAGTTCTGGATCTCCTTTCCAATTTAATGgtgcaaaaaaagaagaaagggaaagaagagagggaagagggggtggaggagggagtgaggaaggaCTACAACCAGCGGAAGCGCCCCTCCTGCTGGCCACCCTTTGATATTTGA
- the LOC121475283 gene encoding uncharacterized protein LOC121475283 isoform X5 has translation MKEVLQNGSSLWFKAKSPSCSSHPDRDQHLCLSPEASQGPTGAEVRRPADLGHQAERVAASHHQAHHESCSKHSGRSCSSNRAYPWVCEPRGAAAQLDIPRGIGMQKARFWAAPAGSTPNPAAPSSSQFPVLDLLSNLMVQKKKKGKEEREEGVEEGVRKDYNQRKRPSCWPPFDI, from the exons ATGAAG GAAGTGCTGCAGAATGGGAGCAGCCTGTGGTTCAAAGCCAAAAGCCCCTCCTGTTCCTCCCACCCGGACAGGGACCAGCACCTTTGCCTCTCACCAGAAGCCTCCCAAGGACCCACGGGGGCAGAGGTCAGGAGGCCTGCTGACCTTGGACACCAGGCTGAGAGGGTGGCAGCAAGCCACCACCAAGCACATCATGAGAGCTGCAGCAAACACTCCGGGCGCTCCTGCAGTTCTAACAG GGCCTACCCTTGGGTGTGTGAACCCAGAGGGGCTGCAGCCCAGTTGGACATCCCCAGGGGCATAGGGATGCAGAAGGCAAGGTTCTGGGCAGCTCCTGCTGGGTCCACCCCAAATCCTGCTGCACCCTCCTCCTCACAGTTTCCAGTTCTGGATCTCCTTTCCAATTTAATGgtgcaaaaaaagaagaaagggaaagaagagagggaagagggggtggaggagggagtgaggaaggaCTACAACCAGCGGAAGCGCCCCTCCTGCTGGCCACCCTTTGATATTTGA
- the DERL3 gene encoding derlin-3 isoform X3 yields MAWQGLAAEFLQVPAVTRAYTAACVLTTAAVQLELLSPFQLYFNPHLVFRKFQVWRLVTNFLFFGPLGFSFFFNMLFVFRYCRMLEEGSFRGRTADFVFMFLFGGILMTLLGLLGSLFFLGQALTVMLVYVWSRRNPRVRVNFFGLLTFHAPFLPWALMGFSLLLGNSILVDLLGIAVGHIYYFLEDVFPNQPGGKRLLLTPRFLWHQAA; encoded by the exons ATGGCGTGGCAGGGGCTGGCGGCCGAGTTCCTGCAGGTGCCCGCGGTGACGCGGGCCTACACGGCGGCCTGCGTCCTAACCACGGCTGCTGTG CAGCTGGAGCTCCTCAGCCCCTTCCAGCTCTATTTCAACCCGCATCTCGTCTTCCGGAAGTTCCAG GTCTGGAGGCTCGTCACCAACTTCCTCTTCTTCGGGCCCCTGGGATTCAGCTTCTTCTTCAACATGCTTTTCGT GTTCCGCTACTGCCGCATGCTGGAGGAGGGCTCCTTCCGCGGCCGCACCGCTGACTTCGTCTTCATGTTTCTCTTCGGGGGCATCCTCATGACC ctgctggggctcctgggcagcctgTTCTTCTTGGGCCAGGCCCTCACAGTCATGCTGGTGTACGTGTGGAGCCGCCGCAACCCCCGAGTGAGGGTCAACTTCTTTGGCCTCCTCACCTTCCATGCACCATTCCTGCCCTGGGCGCTCATGGGTTTCTCGCTGCTGCTGGGCAACTCGATTCTCGTGGACCTGCTGG GGATTGCGGTGGGCCACATTTACTACTTCCTAGAGGATGTCTTCCCCAACCAGCCTGGAGGCAAGAGGCTGCTGCTGACCCCCCGCTTCCT CTGGCACCAGGCAGCATGA
- the DERL3 gene encoding derlin-3 isoform X1: MAWQGLAAEFLQVPAVTRAYTAACVLTTAAVQLELLSPFQLYFNPHLVFRKFQVWRLVTNFLFFGPLGFSFFFNMLFVFRYCRMLEEGSFRGRTADFVFMFLFGGILMTLLGLLGSLFFLGQALTVMLVYVWSRRNPRVRVNFFGLLTFHAPFLPWALMGFSLLLGNSILVDLLGIAVGHIYYFLEDVFPNQPGGKRLLLTPRFLKLLLDAPQEDPNYLPLPEEQPGPLQQ; this comes from the exons ATGGCGTGGCAGGGGCTGGCGGCCGAGTTCCTGCAGGTGCCCGCGGTGACGCGGGCCTACACGGCGGCCTGCGTCCTAACCACGGCTGCTGTG CAGCTGGAGCTCCTCAGCCCCTTCCAGCTCTATTTCAACCCGCATCTCGTCTTCCGGAAGTTCCAG GTCTGGAGGCTCGTCACCAACTTCCTCTTCTTCGGGCCCCTGGGATTCAGCTTCTTCTTCAACATGCTTTTCGT GTTCCGCTACTGCCGCATGCTGGAGGAGGGCTCCTTCCGCGGCCGCACCGCTGACTTCGTCTTCATGTTTCTCTTCGGGGGCATCCTCATGACC ctgctggggctcctgggcagcctgTTCTTCTTGGGCCAGGCCCTCACAGTCATGCTGGTGTACGTGTGGAGCCGCCGCAACCCCCGAGTGAGGGTCAACTTCTTTGGCCTCCTCACCTTCCATGCACCATTCCTGCCCTGGGCGCTCATGGGTTTCTCGCTGCTGCTGGGCAACTCGATTCTCGTGGACCTGCTGG GGATTGCGGTGGGCCACATTTACTACTTCCTAGAGGATGTCTTCCCCAACCAGCCTGGAGGCAAGAGGCTGCTGCTGACCCCCCGCTTCCT GAAGCTGCTACTGGATGCCCCACAGGAAGATCCCAATTACCTGCCCCTCCCGGAGGAGCAGCCAGGACCCCTACAGCAATGA
- the LOC121475283 gene encoding synaptic defective enhancer 1-like isoform X3, which translates to MLARSPVLALGPLSRPGVKLCGPLPRPPAPPPRPLPPTSFYPHQGPTLAPAWWRGRIARDLRPDPPVSGALASVSPGRARDAGCTRENRLQADRKCCRMGAACGSKPKAPPVPPTRTGTSTFASHQKPPKDPRGQRSGGLLTLDTRLRGWQQATTKHIMRAAANTPGAPAVLTGLRSSGCTSPT; encoded by the exons ATGCTCGCCCGAAGCCCCGTCCTGGCCCTTGGTCCGCTCTCCCGCCCCGGAGTGAAGCTCTGCGGGCCCCTGCCTCGGCCCCCCGCAccgcctccccggcccctccctcccacttccttCTACCCCCATCAGGGCCCCACCCTCGCCCCGGCCTGGTGGAGGGGCAGAATCGCGAGGGACCTAAGGCCAGACCCACCAGTCTCTGGAGCGTTGGCATCCGTCAGTCCTGGCCGAGCCCGGGATGCGGGGTGCACCCGGGAGAACCGGCTTCAGGCTGACAG GAAGTGCTGCAGAATGGGAGCAGCCTGTGGTTCAAAGCCAAAAGCCCCTCCTGTTCCTCCCACCCGGACAGGGACCAGCACCTTTGCCTCTCACCAGAAGCCTCCCAAGGACCCACGGGGGCAGAGGTCAGGAGGCCTGCTGACCTTGGACACCAGGCTGAGAGGGTGGCAGCAAGCCACCACCAAGCACATCATGAGAGCTGCAGCAAACACTCCGGGCGCTCCTGCAGTTCTAACAG GTTTAAGGTCATCCGGATGCACATCACCAACATAG